Proteins from a genomic interval of Hornefia porci:
- a CDS encoding NUDIX domain-containing protein: protein MWVGGVRVLIVNENNELLMLRQHHEDKDIWMVPGGAIEDGENSIQAAVREVKEETHLDIRITGVAWHVEEVSPQRGQRFVNYMIGEIIGGELELGWDPELPETRQILREVRFMSREEIGTLEHLYPRFLNDEVWDVLEEDVDGRAYYKLREPYDPKGYMKDKKGREV, encoded by the coding sequence ATGTGGGTAGGCGGAGTACGAGTACTGATTGTCAATGAGAACAACGAACTTCTGATGCTCAGACAGCATCACGAGGATAAGGATATCTGGATGGTGCCGGGAGGCGCTATTGAAGATGGTGAGAATTCCATTCAGGCGGCGGTTCGCGAGGTGAAGGAGGAGACGCATCTGGACATCCGGATCACCGGAGTCGCCTGGCATGTAGAGGAAGTATCACCTCAGCGCGGACAGCGCTTTGTCAACTATATGATCGGAGAAATCATCGGCGGAGAGCTGGAACTGGGCTGGGATCCGGAACTTCCGGAAACCCGTCAGATTCTTCGGGAGGTCCGGTTCATGAGCCGGGAGGAAATCGGGACGCTGGAGCACCTGTATCCGCGGTTCCTTAACGACGAGGTCTGGGATGTCCTTGAGGAGGACGTGGACGGCCGTGCGTATTACAAACTGAGAGAGCCTTACGATCCGAAGGGATATATGAAGGACAAGAAAGGAAGAGAAGTATGA
- a CDS encoding chromate transporter: MIYLKLFCVFARIGLFGFGGGMAMLPMIYQGAKEFQLMDAGEFSNLVAISQVTPGPLAINAATYVGYNCAGVPGALVATFATALPSFILVIICCCFISKFKESRAVEGAFTGIRPVTVGLIGAAVIFMGQTAFTSLAPVPIIIGIASVVLVGKLKISPVIIVLGAGVIGAFLCG; encoded by the coding sequence ATGATTTACCTGAAGCTGTTCTGCGTGTTCGCCCGTATAGGGCTGTTCGGCTTCGGCGGAGGCATGGCCATGCTCCCGATGATCTATCAGGGCGCGAAGGAGTTTCAGCTGATGGACGCCGGGGAATTTTCCAACCTGGTGGCTATCTCGCAGGTGACGCCGGGACCACTGGCGATTAACGCGGCGACGTATGTGGGCTACAACTGCGCAGGCGTTCCGGGGGCGCTGGTGGCGACCTTCGCGACGGCGCTGCCGTCCTTCATTCTGGTCATCATATGCTGCTGCTTTATCAGTAAATTTAAGGAGAGCCGGGCCGTCGAGGGCGCGTTTACCGGGATCCGTCCCGTGACTGTGGGCCTGATCGGCGCAGCGGTGATCTTCATGGGACAGACTGCGTTCACATCTCTGGCGCCGGTGCCGATTATCATCGGAATCGCCAGCGTCGTGCTGGTGGGGAAGCTGAAGATCAGCCCCGTAATCATCGTGCTGGGAGCCGGCGTGATAGGAGCGTTTTTATGTGGGTAG
- the radA gene encoding DNA repair protein RadA, translating to MAKKAKTVFVCQECGYESPKWMGRCICGAWDSMVEEKIQELPERDSRRRGSAGAGAASPSPLTKVGSADYQRIDTGIGELNRVLGGGLVKGSLTLISGEPGIGKSTLIIQAAANIAEKGAPVLYVSGEESEEQIKMRADRVCPEMSDSLLVLAETNMENIIAACENIRPGFLIIDSIQTMYTQELDSVPGSVSQVRACGNLLMKIGKSDSIPVFIVAHVTKSGELAGPKIVEHLVDCVLNFSGERDHEIRILRAYKNRFGTTSEIGAFQMESGGLREIQNLSGSFLESTEEKTEGSVVTAVYEGSRPVFLEIQALTTPANIGFARRTAVGIDHQRLSMILAVLEKKLGLRMIDQDVYVNVVGGLRPDSTSVDLGVALAVYSSLRGVTCRRRTVAIGEVGLTGDLRSVSAAEKIALEADRLGYEQIIMPARNAGRMKRGEAGRCRISGVRSLSEAVRAFGE from the coding sequence ATGGCGAAAAAAGCGAAAACGGTATTCGTCTGCCAGGAATGCGGTTATGAAAGCCCCAAATGGATGGGGCGGTGTATCTGCGGCGCATGGGATTCCATGGTGGAGGAGAAAATTCAGGAGCTTCCGGAGAGAGATTCCCGGCGCAGAGGAAGTGCAGGCGCGGGAGCAGCTTCGCCTTCGCCTCTGACAAAGGTGGGTTCGGCGGATTATCAGCGTATCGACACGGGAATCGGCGAGCTGAACCGAGTCCTCGGCGGCGGTCTGGTGAAGGGCTCGCTGACGCTGATCAGCGGTGAACCCGGAATCGGCAAGTCGACCCTGATTATTCAGGCGGCCGCCAATATCGCGGAAAAAGGGGCGCCGGTGCTGTATGTATCCGGCGAGGAGTCTGAGGAGCAGATTAAAATGCGGGCGGACCGCGTCTGCCCGGAGATGAGCGACTCTCTGCTGGTGCTGGCGGAAACGAATATGGAAAATATCATCGCTGCCTGCGAGAACATCCGGCCGGGATTTCTGATTATCGATTCCATCCAGACTATGTACACACAGGAGCTGGATTCCGTACCCGGAAGCGTTTCTCAGGTCCGGGCCTGCGGGAACCTTCTGATGAAGATCGGAAAGAGCGACAGCATTCCTGTTTTCATCGTCGCGCACGTCACCAAGAGCGGAGAACTGGCAGGCCCCAAGATTGTGGAGCATCTGGTGGACTGCGTTCTGAATTTCTCCGGAGAGAGGGATCACGAGATCCGTATCCTGCGGGCGTACAAAAACCGGTTCGGCACGACCAGCGAAATCGGGGCTTTTCAGATGGAAAGCGGCGGCCTGAGAGAGATACAGAATCTGTCCGGCAGTTTCCTGGAAAGTACAGAGGAAAAGACGGAGGGTTCTGTCGTCACGGCGGTTTATGAGGGAAGCCGTCCGGTGTTTCTGGAAATCCAGGCCTTGACCACGCCGGCGAATATCGGTTTTGCGCGTCGTACTGCAGTGGGGATCGACCATCAGCGGCTTTCGATGATTCTGGCCGTTCTGGAAAAAAAGCTGGGACTTCGGATGATTGATCAGGATGTCTATGTCAACGTGGTGGGCGGACTGCGGCCGGACAGCACATCGGTGGATCTGGGCGTGGCTCTGGCGGTGTACTCTTCGCTGAGGGGCGTGACCTGCCGCAGGAGGACTGTCGCCATCGGAGAGGTGGGGCTGACCGGTGATCTGCGTTCCGTATCCGCTGCGGAGAAAATCGCGCTGGAGGCTGACCGGCTGGGCTACGAACAGATTATTATGCCTGCCCGGAACGCCGGACGGATGAAGCGAGGAGAAGCCGGACGCTGCCGGATCTCCGGCGTCCGATCGCTGTCGGAAGCGGTTCGGGCGTTCGGAGAATGA
- a CDS encoding peptidylprolyl isomerase, which yields MKTVTIEMENGGVMKGELYDDIAPITVENFEKLAGDGFYDGLTFHRVIPGFMIQGGCPNGNGTGGPGHTIKGEFASNGVKNDLKHTTGVLSMARTMDPDSAGSQFFIMVADAPHLDGEYAAFGKILEGMEIAQEIAKAERDYMDKPVDPIVIKTITVE from the coding sequence ATGAAGACAGTAACGATTGAAATGGAAAACGGCGGAGTCATGAAGGGCGAGCTGTATGACGATATTGCGCCCATTACAGTGGAGAACTTCGAGAAGCTGGCAGGCGACGGATTTTACGACGGGCTGACGTTTCACCGCGTCATTCCGGGATTCATGATCCAGGGAGGCTGTCCCAACGGCAACGGCACCGGAGGACCCGGACACACCATCAAGGGCGAGTTCGCATCCAACGGCGTCAAAAATGATCTGAAGCACACCACCGGCGTCCTGTCCATGGCCAGAACGATGGATCCCGATTCTGCGGGCTCCCAGTTCTTCATCATGGTTGCGGACGCGCCTCATCTGGACGGCGAGTACGCGGCTTTCGGGAAGATCCTGGAGGGCATGGAGATCGCACAGGAGATCGCGAAGGCAGAGCGGGACTATATGGACAAGCCGGTAGACCCCATCGTGATTAAGACAATTACGGTAGAATAA
- the ispF gene encoding 2-C-methyl-D-erythritol 2,4-cyclodiphosphate synthase, with translation MRIGTGFDVHGIAADRKLILGGVEIPCGWGLAGHSDADVPVHALMDAILGAAALGDIGKHFPDTDPEYEGISSLKLLERVTALADAEGYALGNADITVICQRPRLADYIEEMRRNIASSIGVPTDRISVKATTTEKLGFTGRGEGIAAEAVCLLVEKNINDYKML, from the coding sequence ATGAGAATTGGAACAGGCTTTGACGTTCACGGAATCGCGGCGGACCGCAAACTGATTCTGGGAGGTGTGGAAATTCCCTGCGGATGGGGACTTGCCGGACATTCCGACGCGGATGTGCCGGTTCACGCGCTGATGGACGCCATTCTCGGGGCGGCGGCCCTGGGGGACATCGGAAAGCACTTTCCGGATACCGATCCGGAATATGAGGGTATTTCCAGTCTGAAGCTTCTGGAGCGGGTAACGGCTCTCGCGGATGCGGAGGGATATGCGCTCGGAAACGCGGACATCACCGTGATCTGCCAGCGGCCAAGGCTGGCGGATTACATTGAGGAAATGAGACGGAACATCGCATCGTCAATCGGCGTTCCGACGGATCGGATCAGCGTCAAGGCGACGACCACGGAGAAACTGGGATTCACCGGCCGGGGCGAGGGCATCGCCGCGGAGGCCGTGTGTCTCCTCGTGGAAAAGAACATAAACGACTACAAGATGTTATAA
- a CDS encoding proline--tRNA ligase → MRLSQMHLRTLREVPNEAEIPSHVLLLRSGMIRKQVSGVYGFMNMGWRSVRKIEQIVREEMDASGAQEICMSAIQPAELWEESGRWNAYGPELWRIKDRNGRDFCLGPTHEEVFTDLIRNDISSYRQMPLMLYQIQTKYRDEARPRFGLIRSREFIMKDCYSFDTDAEGLDRSYGLMYDAYTRIFQRCGLDCRPVEADTGAIGGSNSHEFTALSEIGESEIAYCDKCGMAATTERAACVDAPAQEETEPLPLEKVYTPGTKTIEEVADYLKLDTTQTIKALLFVTYDGEGRENGYTAAFVRGDRELNMTKLVNALGIAEHQIEFADEEKMGAATGCVGGFTGPIGLHDCTVVVDSELPGLKNLCAGACEEDHHFINVNYGRDYTGDIVTDLKTLKEGDPCPVCGAPVRHTRGIEVGQIFKLGTKYSESMNARYVDENQQEKPVVMGCYGIGVTRTLAAVVEQHHDEDGIIWPVSVAPYHVIVTLVKPADETQTAVAEQIYAELQQAGVETLLDDRRERPGVKFKDADLMGIPVRITVGKLAGEGKVEYKLRREKDRRELTVQDAIAEAVGLINAERRGQ, encoded by the coding sequence ATGAGACTATCACAAATGCATCTCAGGACACTGCGGGAGGTTCCCAACGAGGCGGAAATTCCGAGTCACGTTCTGCTTCTGCGTTCCGGAATGATCCGGAAACAGGTGTCCGGAGTCTACGGCTTTATGAATATGGGCTGGCGCTCGGTTCGGAAAATCGAACAGATCGTCCGGGAGGAAATGGACGCCAGCGGCGCGCAGGAAATCTGCATGTCGGCGATTCAGCCGGCGGAGCTCTGGGAGGAGTCCGGGCGCTGGAATGCGTATGGACCGGAGCTGTGGAGAATTAAGGATCGCAACGGCAGAGACTTCTGCCTCGGACCGACTCATGAGGAGGTTTTTACGGATCTGATCCGCAATGACATCTCCTCCTACCGGCAGATGCCCCTGATGCTGTATCAGATTCAGACCAAATACAGGGATGAGGCGAGACCCCGTTTCGGACTGATCCGCAGCCGTGAATTTATCATGAAGGACTGCTACTCCTTCGATACGGATGCAGAGGGACTGGATCGCAGCTACGGACTGATGTACGACGCCTATACCAGAATCTTTCAGAGGTGCGGATTGGACTGTCGCCCGGTAGAGGCGGACACCGGCGCCATCGGCGGAAGCAATTCCCACGAGTTCACGGCGCTGTCCGAGATCGGCGAGAGCGAGATTGCCTACTGTGACAAATGCGGGATGGCGGCGACGACAGAGCGTGCGGCGTGCGTGGACGCGCCGGCGCAGGAAGAGACAGAGCCGCTTCCGCTGGAGAAGGTGTATACGCCGGGAACAAAGACCATTGAAGAGGTCGCAGACTATCTGAAGCTGGACACGACGCAGACCATCAAGGCGCTGCTCTTTGTCACGTACGACGGAGAAGGCAGAGAAAACGGATACACGGCTGCCTTTGTACGCGGCGACCGGGAGCTGAATATGACCAAGCTGGTCAACGCTCTGGGCATCGCAGAGCACCAGATCGAGTTCGCGGACGAGGAGAAGATGGGTGCGGCGACAGGCTGTGTCGGCGGATTCACCGGACCCATCGGACTGCATGACTGCACCGTCGTGGTGGACAGCGAGCTGCCGGGGCTGAAGAATCTCTGCGCCGGGGCCTGTGAGGAGGATCATCACTTCATCAATGTCAATTATGGAAGAGATTACACCGGAGATATCGTCACAGACCTGAAAACACTGAAGGAGGGAGATCCCTGCCCGGTCTGCGGCGCACCCGTCAGACACACGAGAGGAATCGAGGTGGGACAGATCTTCAAGCTGGGTACCAAATACTCGGAGTCCATGAACGCCAGGTACGTTGATGAGAACCAGCAGGAGAAGCCTGTTGTGATGGGCTGCTACGGAATCGGCGTGACCAGAACGCTGGCCGCGGTTGTGGAGCAGCATCATGACGAGGACGGAATCATCTGGCCGGTGAGCGTCGCGCCGTACCATGTGATCGTCACTCTGGTGAAGCCGGCGGACGAGACACAGACGGCTGTGGCGGAGCAGATTTATGCGGAGCTGCAGCAGGCCGGCGTGGAAACGCTGCTGGACGACCGCAGAGAGCGCCCCGGAGTTAAATTCAAGGACGCGGATCTGATGGGAATCCCGGTACGCATCACCGTCGGAAAGCTGGCGGGAGAAGGAAAAGTAGAGTACAAGCTGCGTCGCGAGAAGGATCGGAGAGAGCTGACCGTACAGGATGCGATTGCGGAAGCCGTCGGTCTGATTAATGCGGAGCGCAGAGGGCAGTGA
- a CDS encoding PIN/TRAM domain-containing protein translates to MLKKLFRGLVTIFGAIFGYAVCALIKFAMNSTGQNVDRMFTDTQQIGIAVVFAIIFALLFFKLAPSFGRQGSKVASNIEHDLQGVSGNRIFAGAVGLIMGLLIAFLLTQMFTFIVNKYVYAVIVIIAYGVFGFLGVVIASSKGSELYSSALLARRTQQEQPAKQSRGRKKSAEIPKILDTSVIIDGRIADILSTGFLEGPIVIPEFVLVELRHIADSSDSLKRVRGRRGLDILKKIQTEYGVEIYNTDSEKSLKEIPEVDVKLLKLAQIMNGKVVTNDYNLNKVAAINDVGVLNINKLANCLKPVVLPGEEMTVDLVKQGKDPHQGIGYLDDGTMIVAEDGRRMIGKTAKIRVTSVLQTSAGRMIFGRLKNG, encoded by the coding sequence ATGCTCAAAAAATTGTTTCGAGGACTGGTGACGATATTCGGCGCCATTTTTGGCTATGCCGTCTGCGCTCTGATTAAATTCGCCATGAACAGTACGGGCCAGAATGTGGACCGGATGTTCACGGACACGCAGCAGATAGGTATCGCCGTCGTATTCGCCATTATTTTCGCCCTTTTATTCTTCAAGCTGGCGCCCTCTTTCGGGCGGCAGGGAAGCAAAGTCGCAAGCAACATCGAGCATGACCTTCAGGGCGTCTCCGGCAACAGAATTTTCGCCGGTGCCGTCGGTCTGATCATGGGGCTTCTGATCGCTTTTCTGCTGACGCAGATGTTCACCTTTATCGTTAACAAATATGTGTACGCAGTGATTGTGATCATCGCCTACGGCGTGTTCGGGTTCCTGGGCGTGGTAATCGCGTCCAGCAAGGGATCAGAGCTGTATTCCAGCGCGCTGCTTGCCCGCAGGACGCAGCAGGAGCAGCCGGCGAAGCAGAGCCGGGGACGGAAGAAAAGCGCGGAGATACCCAAGATTCTGGACACCAGCGTAATCATCGACGGACGGATCGCGGATATTCTGAGCACCGGATTTCTGGAAGGACCCATCGTGATACCGGAGTTCGTTCTGGTGGAACTGCGCCATATCGCGGATTCGTCGGATTCGCTGAAACGGGTGCGGGGCAGGCGCGGTCTGGATATTCTGAAGAAGATTCAGACGGAATACGGCGTGGAGATCTATAATACCGACAGCGAGAAGTCGCTGAAGGAGATTCCGGAAGTGGATGTGAAGCTGCTGAAGCTGGCGCAGATCATGAACGGCAAGGTCGTGACGAACGATTACAATCTGAACAAGGTGGCGGCGATTAACGATGTGGGAGTGCTGAACATCAACAAGCTTGCGAACTGTCTGAAACCGGTGGTTCTGCCGGGTGAGGAGATGACCGTGGATCTGGTGAAGCAGGGCAAGGATCCTCATCAGGGAATCGGCTATCTGGACGACGGCACTATGATCGTGGCGGAAGACGGGCGGAGAATGATCGGCAAAACGGCGAAGATTCGCGTAACCAGCGTGCTGCAGACGTCGGCGGGAAGAATGATCTTCGGCCGGCTGAAAAACGGCTGA
- a CDS encoding chromate transporter — translation MEEKETGGRNMYLELFWTFFKLGLFTIGGGMAMIPLMQGIIVDQKHWMNEEEIVDCIAVSQGLPGVIAINMATYIGHYKKGIPGALVATFGVVLPSFCIIIAVVEFLHGVGDSRYISGALAGIKAAATGLIAYSAYKVGRQVLKSAFAWILAAGSFAAIACFGFNAVYAILAGIALGLIGEAVKTRKSGKAGGGK, via the coding sequence ATGGAAGAAAAAGAGACCGGTGGAAGGAATATGTATCTGGAACTGTTCTGGACTTTTTTCAAGCTCGGACTGTTCACCATCGGCGGAGGTATGGCGATGATTCCGCTGATGCAGGGCATCATTGTGGATCAGAAGCACTGGATGAATGAGGAGGAGATCGTGGACTGCATCGCGGTGAGTCAGGGTCTCCCCGGCGTAATCGCCATCAATATGGCGACATATATCGGGCATTACAAGAAAGGAATCCCCGGAGCGCTGGTGGCGACATTCGGCGTAGTTCTCCCCAGCTTCTGCATCATCATCGCGGTCGTGGAGTTTCTGCACGGCGTCGGTGACAGCCGGTATATCAGCGGAGCGCTTGCCGGAATCAAGGCGGCGGCCACAGGTCTGATCGCGTATTCGGCGTACAAGGTGGGACGGCAGGTTCTGAAGAGCGCCTTTGCCTGGATACTCGCCGCCGGGTCCTTTGCTGCGATCGCCTGCTTCGGCTTCAACGCCGTATACGCCATCCTCGCGGGGATTGCTCTGGGCCTGATCGGCGAGGCGGTGAAGACACGGAAGAGCGGAAAGGCAGGTGGAGGGAAATGA
- a CDS encoding response regulator transcription factor yields MYKLLVVDDEPKIREVIREYAEFNGYEVTEAADGMSAVGLVKLNDYDLVILDIMMPKLDGFSACKEIKKIKDVPVIMLSARGEEYDKLFGFELGIDDYVVKPFSPKELMARINVVLARRNAAPQTRSDVLKFGGLEINIAARTVSVDGERIELTPKEYDLLFYLIENRNIALSRDKLLSDIWGYDFFGDDRTIDTHIKNLRNALGPYRDYIVTLRGVGYKFEYDE; encoded by the coding sequence ATGTATAAGCTACTTGTTGTGGACGACGAACCGAAAATCCGTGAGGTCATCCGGGAATACGCTGAATTCAACGGTTACGAGGTCACCGAGGCGGCCGACGGAATGAGCGCGGTGGGTCTGGTCAAACTCAACGATTACGATCTGGTCATCCTCGACATCATGATGCCGAAGCTGGACGGATTCTCCGCATGCAAGGAGATAAAAAAGATCAAGGATGTCCCCGTCATCATGCTCTCCGCACGCGGCGAAGAGTATGACAAGCTTTTCGGCTTTGAGCTGGGCATCGACGACTATGTGGTGAAACCCTTCAGCCCCAAGGAGCTGATGGCGCGCATCAACGTGGTGCTGGCCCGCAGAAACGCAGCGCCCCAGACCAGGAGCGACGTGCTGAAATTCGGCGGTCTGGAAATCAACATCGCAGCCCGTACCGTCTCCGTCGACGGGGAGCGTATCGAGCTCACGCCCAAGGAGTACGACCTCCTCTTCTACCTGATCGAAAACCGCAACATCGCCCTGTCCAGAGACAAGCTGCTTTCCGACATCTGGGGCTACGACTTTTTCGGCGATGACAGAACCATCGACACCCACATCAAGAACCTGCGGAACGCTCTGGGTCCCTACCGTGACTATATCGTCACCCTGAGAGGCGTCGGCTACAAATTTGAATATGACGAATAA
- a CDS encoding sensor histidine kinase: protein MTNNLFRKKFDFKSIKFRLWIAFIGFALILILLIWCLQIFFLNTYYAGMKKAQTTEIFSDIQETFVASEYDSATLKKKIAAESASNDLSIYVIDLSSGEFLIQQDSDEQSEETPGLSMRYSKELAELNTRLSHSPLDKATLEASSSHSSKRQIIGYASYLKDSSGENAYAMYIFAPLVPVRSTVLILRSQLVYITIISIILALALALYLSNRISRPIKAITSSAAKMGKGDYSVKFRGGQYSEINELAETLTRAEGELEKTDMYQKDLIANVSHDLRTPLTMIKSYAEMIRDLSGDNPPKRNAHLSVIIEETDRLNNLVNDMLNLSRMQSRKVVLDMSHFDLQETAESLVASYDILRESDGYHIRFKCEGGPFLIHGDEAKIKQVINNLVNNAIKYCGKDKVVLIKLRRNGKYARFSVTDHGQGIAPDELPHVWERYYKSSTHHVRSTEGSGLGLSIVKEILVLHKARFDVESTLGKGSTFWFELPLDKSRQSAPAGPTLNDRR, encoded by the coding sequence ATGACGAATAATCTTTTCAGAAAAAAATTTGATTTTAAAAGCATTAAATTCCGGCTGTGGATCGCATTCATCGGGTTCGCGCTGATTTTAATCCTGCTGATCTGGTGTCTGCAGATCTTCTTCCTGAACACCTACTATGCTGGAATGAAGAAGGCGCAGACCACTGAGATCTTCAGCGATATCCAGGAGACCTTTGTCGCGAGCGAATACGACTCCGCAACGCTGAAGAAAAAAATCGCCGCAGAGTCGGCCAGCAACGATCTGTCGATCTACGTCATCGATCTCAGCAGCGGCGAATTTCTGATTCAGCAGGATTCCGACGAGCAGAGCGAGGAAACCCCCGGACTCTCTATGCGCTATTCCAAGGAGCTGGCAGAGCTCAACACACGGCTCTCCCACAGCCCGCTGGACAAGGCGACGCTGGAGGCGAGCTCCTCTCACTCCTCAAAGCGCCAGATCATCGGGTACGCCAGCTACCTCAAGGATTCCAGCGGCGAAAACGCATACGCCATGTATATCTTCGCGCCTCTGGTGCCGGTAAGGTCCACCGTGCTGATCCTGCGCTCCCAGCTCGTCTACATCACGATTATCTCCATCATCCTGGCACTGGCACTGGCACTCTATCTCTCCAACCGCATATCCCGCCCGATCAAGGCCATCACCAGCTCCGCGGCGAAGATGGGAAAGGGCGATTACAGCGTCAAATTCCGCGGCGGACAGTATTCCGAAATCAACGAGCTGGCAGAGACGCTGACCCGTGCGGAGGGCGAACTGGAAAAAACCGATATGTATCAAAAGGATCTTATCGCCAACGTTTCCCACGATCTGCGGACGCCGCTGACCATGATCAAATCCTATGCGGAGATGATCAGGGATCTGTCCGGGGACAATCCGCCCAAGCGGAACGCTCATCTCAGCGTCATCATTGAGGAGACCGACCGCCTGAACAATCTGGTCAACGATATGCTGAATCTGTCGCGGATGCAGTCGCGTAAGGTAGTCCTCGACATGAGTCACTTCGACCTGCAGGAGACAGCGGAATCTCTGGTGGCCTCCTACGATATTCTCCGGGAGAGCGACGGTTATCACATCCGGTTCAAATGTGAAGGCGGCCCCTTCCTGATCCACGGCGACGAGGCCAAGATCAAGCAGGTTATCAACAACCTGGTAAACAACGCCATCAAATACTGCGGCAAAGACAAGGTCGTGCTGATCAAACTGCGCAGGAACGGAAAATACGCCCGCTTCTCCGTCACCGATCACGGACAGGGCATCGCTCCCGATGAGCTCCCTCACGTATGGGAACGCTACTACAAATCCAGCACCCACCACGTCCGTTCCACCGAGGGCAGCGGTCTGGGGCTCTCCATCGTCAAGGAGATTCTCGTCCTGCACAAAGCCCGGTTCGATGTGGAATCGACACTGGGCAAAGGCAGTACCTTCTGGTTCGAACTGCCTCTGGACAAGTCCAGACAATCCGCCCCCGCAGGGCCGACATTAAACGACCGGCGATAA